In Chaetodon trifascialis isolate fChaTrf1 chromosome 6, fChaTrf1.hap1, whole genome shotgun sequence, one DNA window encodes the following:
- the LOC139332033 gene encoding zinc finger protein 79-like isoform X2, with translation MSAVKYLREFVNERLTAAAEEIFRVVEKTVVEYEEEIDRQRRLLDVVWKPEIKLHRIELPQQHVRQKEEEEETLCDQERISSLDQDESEPPQIKEEEEELYTRQEGEQFVLKEETEAFMLTPAHEESDQQLVSNSSHVAESQDQRGGEHGDSGSSRDADLKPKESESHCDNIYNPNLSEVHCNPHRVKKSHKCDTCGTDFKFKSRLQRHLRIHTGEKPYSCNTCEKRFSQKSSLNTHMRTHTGEKPFSCSTCGKRFRHTTAWINHMRIHTREKPYLCNTCGKSFSDAAILNAHMRIHSGEKPYSCSTCGKRFNDTSAMNVHMRIHTGEKPYSCSICGKRFRYTTPLNVHMRSHTGEKPCSCSTCGKSFNDASAMNVHMRIHTGEKPYSCNTCGERFRHASGLNVHMRIHTGEKPCSCKTCGKDFRCVC, from the exons ATGTCTGCAGTTAAATACTTGAGAGAGTTTGTCAACGAGcgactgactgctgctgccgAGGAAATATTCAGAGTTGTTGAAAAAACTGTCGTCGAGTACGAAGAAGAGATCGACCGTCAGCGCAGACTGCTGGATGTCGTCTGGAAACCTGAAATAAAGTTACACAGAATAg AGCTCCCACAGCAACATGTCCgtcagaaggaggaggaggaggagactctCTGTGACCAGGAGAGGATCTCCAGTCTGGACCAAGATGAGTCAGAACCTCCTCAGattaaagaggaagaggaggaactcTACACcagacaggagggagagcagtTTGTACTGAAGGAGGAGACTGAAGCCTTCATGTTGACTCCTGCTCATGAGGAAAGTGACCAGCAGCTCGTCTCCAACAGCTCTCATGTAGCTGAGAGCCAagatcagagaggaggtgagcatGGAGACTCAGGATCAAGTAGAGACGCAGACCTAAAGCCAAAGGAAAGCGAAAGTCACTGTGACAATATATACAACCCAAACTTGTCAGAGGTTCACTGTAATCCTCACAGAGTTAAAAAGTCTCACAAATGTGACACTTGTGGAACAGATTTTAAGTTTAAGTCACGACTTCAGAGACACCTgaggatccacacaggtgagaagccgtaTTCGTGCAACACCTGTGAGAAAAGATTCAGTCAGAAATCATCATTGAATACTCATATGAGGAcccacacaggggagaagccATTTTCATGCAGCACCTGTGGGAAAAGATTCAGGCATACAACAGCATGGATTAATCATATGAGGATCCACACACGGGAGAAGCCATATTTGTgcaacacctgtgggaaaagTTTTAGTGATGCAGCAATATTAAATGCTCATATGAGGATCCACTCAGGGGAGAAGCCATATTCATGCAGCACCTGTGGGAAACGTTTTAATGACACATCAGCAATGAATGTTCAtatgaggatccacacaggggagaagccTTATTCATGCAGCATCTGTGGGAAAAGATTTCGTTACACAACGCCATTGAATGTTCATATGAGGagccacacag gggagaagccATGTTCATGCAGCACCTGTGGGAAAAGTTTTAATGATGCATCAGCAATGAATGTTCAtatgaggatccacacaggtgagaagccttATTCATGCAACACCTGTGGGGAAAGATTTCGTCATGCATCAGGATTGAATGTTCAtatgaggatccacacaggtgagaagccatGTTCTTGCAAAACGTGTGGAAAAGATTTCAGGTGTGTCTGTTAG
- the LOC139332033 gene encoding zinc finger protein 879-like isoform X1: MSAVKYLREFVNERLTAAAEEIFRVVEKTVVEYEEEIDRQRRLLDVVWKPEIKLHRIELPQQHVRQKEEEEETLCDQERISSLDQDESEPPQIKEEEEELYTRQEGEQFVLKEETEAFMLTPAHEESDQQLVSNSSHVAESQDQRGGEHGDSGSSRDADLKPKESESHCDNIYNPNLSEVHCNPHRVKKSHKCDTCGTDFKFKSRLQRHLRIHTGEKPYSCNTCEKRFSQKSSLNTHMRTHTGEKPFSCSTCGKRFRHTTAWINHMRIHTREKPYLCNTCGKSFSDAAILNAHMRIHSGEKPYSCSTCGKRFNDTSAMNVHMRIHTGEKPYSCSICGKRFRYTTPLNVHMRSHTGEKPFLCNTCGKSFSNAAILNAHMIIHTGEKPCSCSTCGKSFNDASAMNVHMRIHTGEKPYSCNTCGERFRHASGLNVHMRIHTGEKPCSCKTCGKDFRCVC, translated from the exons ATGTCTGCAGTTAAATACTTGAGAGAGTTTGTCAACGAGcgactgactgctgctgccgAGGAAATATTCAGAGTTGTTGAAAAAACTGTCGTCGAGTACGAAGAAGAGATCGACCGTCAGCGCAGACTGCTGGATGTCGTCTGGAAACCTGAAATAAAGTTACACAGAATAg AGCTCCCACAGCAACATGTCCgtcagaaggaggaggaggaggagactctCTGTGACCAGGAGAGGATCTCCAGTCTGGACCAAGATGAGTCAGAACCTCCTCAGattaaagaggaagaggaggaactcTACACcagacaggagggagagcagtTTGTACTGAAGGAGGAGACTGAAGCCTTCATGTTGACTCCTGCTCATGAGGAAAGTGACCAGCAGCTCGTCTCCAACAGCTCTCATGTAGCTGAGAGCCAagatcagagaggaggtgagcatGGAGACTCAGGATCAAGTAGAGACGCAGACCTAAAGCCAAAGGAAAGCGAAAGTCACTGTGACAATATATACAACCCAAACTTGTCAGAGGTTCACTGTAATCCTCACAGAGTTAAAAAGTCTCACAAATGTGACACTTGTGGAACAGATTTTAAGTTTAAGTCACGACTTCAGAGACACCTgaggatccacacaggtgagaagccgtaTTCGTGCAACACCTGTGAGAAAAGATTCAGTCAGAAATCATCATTGAATACTCATATGAGGAcccacacaggggagaagccATTTTCATGCAGCACCTGTGGGAAAAGATTCAGGCATACAACAGCATGGATTAATCATATGAGGATCCACACACGGGAGAAGCCATATTTGTgcaacacctgtgggaaaagTTTTAGTGATGCAGCAATATTAAATGCTCATATGAGGATCCACTCAGGGGAGAAGCCATATTCATGCAGCACCTGTGGGAAACGTTTTAATGACACATCAGCAATGAATGTTCAtatgaggatccacacaggggagaagccTTATTCATGCAGCATCTGTGGGAAAAGATTTCGTTACACAACGCCATTGAATGTTCATATGAGGagccacacaggtgagaagccatTTTTGTgcaacacctgtgggaaaagTTTTAGTAATGCAGCAATATTAAATGCTCATATGATaatccacacaggggagaagccATGTTCATGCAGCACCTGTGGGAAAAGTTTTAATGATGCATCAGCAATGAATGTTCAtatgaggatccacacaggtgagaagccttATTCATGCAACACCTGTGGGGAAAGATTTCGTCATGCATCAGGATTGAATGTTCAtatgaggatccacacaggtgagaagccatGTTCTTGCAAAACGTGTGGAAAAGATTTCAGGTGTGTCTGTTAG